In a genomic window of Mercenaria mercenaria strain notata chromosome 19, MADL_Memer_1, whole genome shotgun sequence:
- the LOC123542241 gene encoding probable methyltransferase-like protein 24 isoform X1, with translation MSRESKCNFRYVYMFGLFSVVFIVFALFTFGYMPGNMLQLMTDQYEAKPEVVRVNATFCNPSEHDELSDINVIDKMDTEALYLTFSRYILTKQIKCCNVSRAGPGNTFGKNICLDYFNKMQNRCLVYSFGSQFKFDFENAISKSYRCEIHTFDPSLSTEGVHIPSGVNFHLIGLSNTDTIFSAPVGFRGEKKWRMQSLLSIRKSLKHTKRFIDVLKIDIEGWEWKALPEILQSGVLNYVKQLCLEVHFGYDIQIIWNGNRAVGYRHLNTTWGNVAIQNQLQTLKRLYDHGFRIFMSDPIKQWATYHLKQTKKSIDTLVEISLVNIYNQ, from the exons ATGTCAAGAGAAAGCAAATGCAATTTTAGATATGTCTACATGTTTGGATTATTTTCTGTAGTATTTATAGTATTTGCGCTTTTCACGTTTGGATACATGCCGGGTAATATGTtg CAGCTGATGACTGACCAGTATGAAGCGAAACCGGAAGTAGTGAGAGTAAATGCAACATTTTGCAACCCAAGTGAGCATGATGAATTATCCGATATCAACGTGATTGATAAAATGGATACCGAAGCTTTGTATCTTACATTTTCTAG ATACATCTTAACTAAACAGATAAAATGTTGTAACGTTAGCAGAGCGGGACCTGGGAATACGTTTGGAAAGAACATTTGTTTGGATTACtttaacaaaatgcaaaatagatGCCTTGTATATTCCTTTGG ctctcagtttaaatttgattttgaaaatgccATTTCGAAATCCTACAGATGCGAAATACATACCTTTGATCCCAG ccTTTCAACAGAAGGTGTTCATATACCTAGTGGGGTAAACTTTCATTTAATAGGACTTTCCAACACAGATACAATATTTTCTGCGCCTGTCGGTTTCAGAGGTGAAAAGAAATGGAGAATGCAGTCTCTGTTGTCAATTCGAAAATCCCTTAAACACACGAAG AGATTTATTGATGTTCTGAAGATCGACATTGAAGGTTGGGAGTGGAAAGCTTTACCAGAAATTTTACAGTCAGGCGTATTAAACTATGTGAAACAGTTGTGTTTAGAAGTACATTTTGGTTATGATATCCAGATAATTTGGAACGGTAACCGGGcagtaggttacagacatttaaacacGACGTGGGGCAATGTTGCAATTCAAAATCAGCTCCAGACTTTAAAAAGATTATATGATCATGGTTTCAGAATATTTATGTCCGATCCAATAAAACAATGGGCAACTTATcatttaaaacagacaaaaaagTCTATCGATACTTTGGTAGAGATATCTTTAGTGAATATATATAATCAATGA
- the LOC123542241 gene encoding probable methyltransferase-like protein 24 isoform X3, with protein MLMTDQYEAKPEVVRVNATFCNPSEHDELSDINVIDKMDTEALYLTFSRYILTKQIKCCNVSRAGPGNTFGKNICLDYFNKMQNRCLVYSFGSQFKFDFENAISKSYRCEIHTFDPSLSTEGVHIPSGVNFHLIGLSNTDTIFSAPVGFRGEKKWRMQSLLSIRKSLKHTKRFIDVLKIDIEGWEWKALPEILQSGVLNYVKQLCLEVHFGYDIQIIWNGNRAVGYRHLNTTWGNVAIQNQLQTLKRLYDHGFRIFMSDPIKQWATYHLKQTKKSIDTLVEISLVNIYNQ; from the exons ATG CTGATGACTGACCAGTATGAAGCGAAACCGGAAGTAGTGAGAGTAAATGCAACATTTTGCAACCCAAGTGAGCATGATGAATTATCCGATATCAACGTGATTGATAAAATGGATACCGAAGCTTTGTATCTTACATTTTCTAG ATACATCTTAACTAAACAGATAAAATGTTGTAACGTTAGCAGAGCGGGACCTGGGAATACGTTTGGAAAGAACATTTGTTTGGATTACtttaacaaaatgcaaaatagatGCCTTGTATATTCCTTTGG ctctcagtttaaatttgattttgaaaatgccATTTCGAAATCCTACAGATGCGAAATACATACCTTTGATCCCAG ccTTTCAACAGAAGGTGTTCATATACCTAGTGGGGTAAACTTTCATTTAATAGGACTTTCCAACACAGATACAATATTTTCTGCGCCTGTCGGTTTCAGAGGTGAAAAGAAATGGAGAATGCAGTCTCTGTTGTCAATTCGAAAATCCCTTAAACACACGAAG AGATTTATTGATGTTCTGAAGATCGACATTGAAGGTTGGGAGTGGAAAGCTTTACCAGAAATTTTACAGTCAGGCGTATTAAACTATGTGAAACAGTTGTGTTTAGAAGTACATTTTGGTTATGATATCCAGATAATTTGGAACGGTAACCGGGcagtaggttacagacatttaaacacGACGTGGGGCAATGTTGCAATTCAAAATCAGCTCCAGACTTTAAAAAGATTATATGATCATGGTTTCAGAATATTTATGTCCGATCCAATAAAACAATGGGCAACTTATcatttaaaacagacaaaaaagTCTATCGATACTTTGGTAGAGATATCTTTAGTGAATATATATAATCAATGA
- the LOC123542241 gene encoding probable methyltransferase-like protein 24 isoform X2 has product MSRESKCNFRYVYMFGLFSVVFIVFALFTFGYMPGNMLLMTDQYEAKPEVVRVNATFCNPSEHDELSDINVIDKMDTEALYLTFSRYILTKQIKCCNVSRAGPGNTFGKNICLDYFNKMQNRCLVYSFGSQFKFDFENAISKSYRCEIHTFDPSLSTEGVHIPSGVNFHLIGLSNTDTIFSAPVGFRGEKKWRMQSLLSIRKSLKHTKRFIDVLKIDIEGWEWKALPEILQSGVLNYVKQLCLEVHFGYDIQIIWNGNRAVGYRHLNTTWGNVAIQNQLQTLKRLYDHGFRIFMSDPIKQWATYHLKQTKKSIDTLVEISLVNIYNQ; this is encoded by the exons ATGTCAAGAGAAAGCAAATGCAATTTTAGATATGTCTACATGTTTGGATTATTTTCTGTAGTATTTATAGTATTTGCGCTTTTCACGTTTGGATACATGCCGGGTAATATGTtg CTGATGACTGACCAGTATGAAGCGAAACCGGAAGTAGTGAGAGTAAATGCAACATTTTGCAACCCAAGTGAGCATGATGAATTATCCGATATCAACGTGATTGATAAAATGGATACCGAAGCTTTGTATCTTACATTTTCTAG ATACATCTTAACTAAACAGATAAAATGTTGTAACGTTAGCAGAGCGGGACCTGGGAATACGTTTGGAAAGAACATTTGTTTGGATTACtttaacaaaatgcaaaatagatGCCTTGTATATTCCTTTGG ctctcagtttaaatttgattttgaaaatgccATTTCGAAATCCTACAGATGCGAAATACATACCTTTGATCCCAG ccTTTCAACAGAAGGTGTTCATATACCTAGTGGGGTAAACTTTCATTTAATAGGACTTTCCAACACAGATACAATATTTTCTGCGCCTGTCGGTTTCAGAGGTGAAAAGAAATGGAGAATGCAGTCTCTGTTGTCAATTCGAAAATCCCTTAAACACACGAAG AGATTTATTGATGTTCTGAAGATCGACATTGAAGGTTGGGAGTGGAAAGCTTTACCAGAAATTTTACAGTCAGGCGTATTAAACTATGTGAAACAGTTGTGTTTAGAAGTACATTTTGGTTATGATATCCAGATAATTTGGAACGGTAACCGGGcagtaggttacagacatttaaacacGACGTGGGGCAATGTTGCAATTCAAAATCAGCTCCAGACTTTAAAAAGATTATATGATCATGGTTTCAGAATATTTATGTCCGATCCAATAAAACAATGGGCAACTTATcatttaaaacagacaaaaaagTCTATCGATACTTTGGTAGAGATATCTTTAGTGAATATATATAATCAATGA
- the LOC123542241 gene encoding probable methyltransferase-like protein 24 isoform X4, translating to MTDQYEAKPEVVRVNATFCNPSEHDELSDINVIDKMDTEALYLTFSRYILTKQIKCCNVSRAGPGNTFGKNICLDYFNKMQNRCLVYSFGSQFKFDFENAISKSYRCEIHTFDPSLSTEGVHIPSGVNFHLIGLSNTDTIFSAPVGFRGEKKWRMQSLLSIRKSLKHTKRFIDVLKIDIEGWEWKALPEILQSGVLNYVKQLCLEVHFGYDIQIIWNGNRAVGYRHLNTTWGNVAIQNQLQTLKRLYDHGFRIFMSDPIKQWATYHLKQTKKSIDTLVEISLVNIYNQ from the exons ATGACTGACCAGTATGAAGCGAAACCGGAAGTAGTGAGAGTAAATGCAACATTTTGCAACCCAAGTGAGCATGATGAATTATCCGATATCAACGTGATTGATAAAATGGATACCGAAGCTTTGTATCTTACATTTTCTAG ATACATCTTAACTAAACAGATAAAATGTTGTAACGTTAGCAGAGCGGGACCTGGGAATACGTTTGGAAAGAACATTTGTTTGGATTACtttaacaaaatgcaaaatagatGCCTTGTATATTCCTTTGG ctctcagtttaaatttgattttgaaaatgccATTTCGAAATCCTACAGATGCGAAATACATACCTTTGATCCCAG ccTTTCAACAGAAGGTGTTCATATACCTAGTGGGGTAAACTTTCATTTAATAGGACTTTCCAACACAGATACAATATTTTCTGCGCCTGTCGGTTTCAGAGGTGAAAAGAAATGGAGAATGCAGTCTCTGTTGTCAATTCGAAAATCCCTTAAACACACGAAG AGATTTATTGATGTTCTGAAGATCGACATTGAAGGTTGGGAGTGGAAAGCTTTACCAGAAATTTTACAGTCAGGCGTATTAAACTATGTGAAACAGTTGTGTTTAGAAGTACATTTTGGTTATGATATCCAGATAATTTGGAACGGTAACCGGGcagtaggttacagacatttaaacacGACGTGGGGCAATGTTGCAATTCAAAATCAGCTCCAGACTTTAAAAAGATTATATGATCATGGTTTCAGAATATTTATGTCCGATCCAATAAAACAATGGGCAACTTATcatttaaaacagacaaaaaagTCTATCGATACTTTGGTAGAGATATCTTTAGTGAATATATATAATCAATGA